TGTTTACTTCTATTCTTCGTTCCAATTTATAAGAGGCCGAACAAACGTTGCAGCGGACTCGGGTGGTCGGCTCGTCAAGACTCGCCGCCTCACCCTCGCCGCTGAACTCTGGGTTATGCCCCTTTACGTAAGGAATATGATAGGATTACGATGAAAAAATGTAAAATAGGAAGAGAAAGAGCAAGTGCTGAGAGAAAGGAGTAAAGAAAAGCGAACAGGAGCGATAAAACAAAAAGGATTGCCTAAAAACAGGAGTCAAACAAAGGGTGGTGTCCCTCAGTTACAGTGATGAACCTTATCAAAATCAGGAAACAAATGAGCAAGTGTGTTGAGGGAATCCAAAAAGTTAGGTGACACTCGGTAGCCAAGCAATTCAGAAGTTGTCCAAATATGATCCGTCATGCCAGCAGCCATAGCAGGAGTAACTTGTTTCCACTTTTGAGGGCTACCACTAGTTGGTTTTAATTCAAGCAGTTTTTGGCGCAAACTCTTGTGAGGCAAACAAAAATGGTAATAAGCCATAGATAACCAGAACTGCTTTTCCATCC
The sequence above is a segment of the Candidatus Abawacabacteria bacterium genome. Coding sequences within it:
- a CDS encoding helix-turn-helix domain-containing protein, with the protein product ADSTNSTTINTSFVERDNLTWRERNRRLTRKTTGFSKDLTWMEKQFWLSMAYYHFCLPHKSLRQKLLELKPTSGSPQKWKQVTPAMAAGMTDHIWTTSELLGYRVSPNFLDSLNTLAHLFPDFDKVHHCN